GTTAACCCCGGCGAACGTGGCTGTGCCGTTCCGCGCCATGCTGAGCGTCGCGCAATCCCTTGTTTTGCTGCGGCGGTTGCGACCGGCTGTGGTGGTGGGTACGGGCGGCTACGTCAGCGGGCCTGTGGTGGTGGCCGCTTGGCTGCTGCGTGTGCCGCGGGTGATTCAGGAACAGAATGTGCGACCCGGTGTGACAACGTTGCTGTTGGCGCGCCTGGCACACCAGGTGCATGTCAGCTATGAGGAATCGGTGGCCTTTTTCCCCCGGCGAGAGAAGGTGCATGTCTCCGGTAACCCCGTGCGGCGAAGGCCACCGGAGCTTTCGCAGATTGAGGCTCGGCGGCGGTTTGGCCTTTCGCCGGAGCTCCCTACGCTGCTGGTTTTCGGGGGCAGCCAGGGTGCACGGCGAATCAACGAGGCGATGATGGGAGCGCTGCCGGCCCTCATGATGCGGCCCCAGCTGCAGATGATCTGGGGCACCGGGCAGGCCGACTTTGACCGGGTGCGGGAGGTGGCCGCCAGGTTTGGTGAGCGTGTCCTAGTGCGCGCCTACATCGACGACATGTACACCGCGTATCGTGCTAGCGATGTGGCGGTGTGTCGGGCGGGCGCAATCACGTTGGCGGAGCTGGCGCTCTTCGGCTTGCCAGCCCTGCTGGTGCCCTACCCGTTTGCCGCGGGGCAGCACCAGGAGTGGAACGCCAGGACCTTGGCGCAGCGTGGCGCCGCCCGGGTGTTACTGGACGAGGAAACAACTGCTGAACGGTTGATCGTAGAGTTGACGCCGCTGCTTGAGGACCAGGAGGGGTTGAAGCGGATGGGAATGCGGATGGCCGAGCTGGCGCGGCCCGAGGCAGCGGCGCGCATAGTAGCAGCGATTTTGGCGCTGGCGGCTCGTTCCGACACGCACGCAGGGCCACATGGGTGAGAGTGAAGGGTGAGGAAGGGTG
This DNA window, taken from candidate division KSB1 bacterium, encodes the following:
- the murG gene encoding undecaprenyldiphospho-muramoylpentapeptide beta-N-acetylglucosaminyltransferase; the protein is MAEQKEGPNRQVFVFAGGGTGGHLYPAVALAEELRQHVPEAEVVFVGTPRGLEATVLPRLGWPVHMIAVRGMRRQLTPANVAVPFRAMLSVAQSLVLLRRLRPAVVVGTGGYVSGPVVVAAWLLRVPRVIQEQNVRPGVTTLLLARLAHQVHVSYEESVAFFPRREKVHVSGNPVRRRPPELSQIEARRRFGLSPELPTLLVFGGSQGARRINEAMMGALPALMMRPQLQMIWGTGQADFDRVREVAARFGERVLVRAYIDDMYTAYRASDVAVCRAGAITLAELALFGLPALLVPYPFAAGQHQEWNARTLAQRGAARVLLDEETTAERLIVELTPLLEDQEGLKRMGMRMAELARPEAAARIVAAILALAARSDTHAGPHG